The DNA segment TAATGCAAATGTTGAATTAAATACCGGACAAACTTTTAACGTAACCTTTTTCTGGTCTTTCGTTTATGAGAAAATTAATAATGACTGGAAAGTAATTCAATCACATCAATCACAGGCAAATTAAACAGAATACTTCACAAAACACATACAGTGTTGGTGAGCCGTCAGGTTTAACTTAACACCGGCCAGGTGAACAATATGATTATAAAAAATGTTATTGAATTCAGTGAATAGTTCATTTAAGGTTTGTTTTTTATTAAAAGGAGGATTACCATGTCAAATATTATTGATTTTGAAAATGTTTCTGCAACAGGCTTAGAGTCTTCTCCTGTTTCAGAGTCACTTGCAGGTTTACGAGCTAACGAATCAAGGTATTTTAAGAACAAATACAATCATGATTTTACTGTTAACCCTGCGACCGGGAGCAAAGATATACTTGACTATGTGAATAATATTCTTCTGACTGAACGCGACATTAAAATTTCATCAAAGCCCCTCCAAACATCAGAATTCGTTGTAAACGGTATCAAATGGACATACGTATTCTATGAAAGCGGACTTTCAATCAATGTTATGTATACACTTAATGACCCTAAAAAAAGGGCAGTTGGCTTTAAACTTTCAGAAGGAATGGAAGTACCAACAGAGCTGGAAAAGAAATTCAAATTTGCAAGACAAAAATCAAAGCTTGCAGGAATAATCCGTGGTTCATTTTTTGTGATTAAGGGGGAGTATTAAGTCCCGGGAATAGCAGTACTAATTCAAACACAAACCTCCAGCCTCCAACCCTTGCACCCTTGTGCCCTTGCGCCTTTGTGCCCTTGTGCCTTTGCGCCCTTGCGCCTTTGCGCCCTTGCGCCTTCCTTTCATACATAATACATCCCTTCCGTGTGTCGTGCGTCGTGCATCGTGTGTCGTTCTTCCCATCATCTATCATCTCTAATACATAATACATTTCTCCTCCGTGTTCCTCCATGCTCTCCATGTCTCCGCGGTTCTTTTTTACCGCAGAGCAACGCAGAGTTTTTCGCAGAGTCCCGATAGCTATCGGGACGCAGAGATAAACCAGCGGAACATTGAGAAAGGGAGAGTGGGAGAGTGGGAGACTGCACGACCGCAAGACCGCAAGACCTGCAAGACAAGTCTCCTCATCATCTATCATCAATAATAAATAATACATAATCCATCTCTTCCTTTCTTAAAATATTCTTCTTAAATTTGGATCAAGACGCTCGCTGCGTTCAAATAGAAATAATAAGAGTAGACAGGATTATAAATTGGAGGTCGCAATTTGCGTCCTCCATTCTAAGGATTCATTATTAATGAAAAAGTGTGAGAATGAAGGACAAATTAGTAGGGCAGATATTGTTACCTGATGAGGTAATCATGAGTAAGATTTACTTTATCCGGGGAACAAAAGTAATTCTTGATCGGGATTTGGCCGAATTGTATAAAGTAGATACAAAACAGTTGAAAAGAGCGGTAAGAAGAAACATTGATCGTTTTCCCGATGACTTTATGTTTGAACTATCAAAAGACGAGCTTGCAAATTGGAGGTACCAATTTGGCACCTCCAAAGGGGACATTAAGGGACTCAGGTTTGCACCTTTTGCTTTTACAGAGTATGGTTTATTAATGCTTGCTAGCGTGTTGAACAGCGAGAGGGCTATTCAGATTAATATCCAGATAGTAAGGATTTTCAGCAGAATGAGAAAAATGATTGAGTCTCATGCAGATATACTTAATAAACTTGAACAGCTTGAGAAAAAAGATATTGAACTCGATGAAAAAGTAACTCTTATTTTCAATTACCTGAAACAATTAGAACAATCAAAGCAGCAAGAGACTGATTTCAAACAACGAAAAAGAATAGGATATAAGCCTGACTGAGAGGAATAAGGAGAAGAGGAGATTCCACCTTCGCTATACTTCGGTGGACGAAGTGGGAGATGTGGGGACCGCAAGACTGCAAGACCGCACGACCGCAAGACAGTTCTTCCCGCCTTTGCGCCTACCTTTCATACATAATACATCCCTTCCGTGCGTCGTTCGCCGTGTGTCGTTCGTCGTTTGTCGTGCGTCGTTCGTCGTGCGTCGTGTGCCGTGTGTCGTGTAAAAAGTAACAATTCCCCCCCTATTCCTATTAACCATATATATTATCCGTTTTCCGGTTGCATTGCAATTTTTCGAAGTAATTAACAATTGTTGAGCAAAGCACTGATCTGATGCGGGAATGAAGATGTTTTGTTGGTCTATTACTGTGTGACTGACGGGGCGGGAGTATGGAGGAGTGTCATTCAGTAGCCATTAATCGTAAAACAATCAATGACAATAAATGACACCCGCAGGGCATACGACACGAAACAAATTATCGCAATTACTTATGAATAGTAAATACAAAAGAAATCTTACACTGTTTAATCTTTTTGCAGCAATTCTTTTTGGCGGAACATTAGGATTTTGTACAGTAAGTTCCTTCAGAATTGTTTCTGACATCAGTTATACTGATCATTCTTTCGATTGCTGTTTCACTTAACGGGATAAATGTAATTTCAAAAGAAGCAGGAGTGAAAATGAGCAATTGCATCACTTTTTAATCTTTAAAGCCGGCATGTCCACGAAGATGGCTAATCAATTACATGGCTGTTAGGTTGCTTTTCACATGGCCTTATTTTACATGACACCCGGTATTGCTCTTTGTTATCTAACTGTAGGGTAGCAAGCGAATCAAAGTACATTAATTAGATGAATTTACCATTCAATATATTTGCCTATTCTATTAATTCACAAAAGATTACCATGATTTGAATAAAGACATAATATTCTCTAACTTAATTAGAAATAATATGAAAACATTCCTTATTATCTTGATTGTTTTTTCGAGTTCATTTAAAATGTTTGGTCAAAAAAATGACATTGGAAAAGCTATAATTGATACTACAAAGAGCTCAGATGCTAAAACAAAGCCTATACAGGACTTTATAACCTCTATTGAATTTATTAATAAAACAAAGGTAATCATTAAAAAATTTGGTGATGACACTGTGTTTTATACTATTCCACTGCAGATAATTACAAAAGATACTATTAAGAATGAGACTTATATCAAAATTAAGGATGAATTTCTTACAGCTACCGCAAAAGACTGCCACCTATATACTAGGATAATTAACTTGAAACCAAATAAATTGGAAAAGGAAATAATTATTTCACAAATAGTAATTGCAGTTTTTAGTAGTAAAAATGTTAATAGTAGTGATGTGGCTTACAGAATCACTGCATCAATCAATAGTCTAGAAACAGATTGTATCCTTAATATTCTTCATCCTAAAGAATTATATACATTAGATTTTGATGATCCACAAAATTTTATTGTAAATATTGGAAGTAATTTTGACTTTTCAAATGGAATTCAAGCAAACTCTCTTTATGCAAAAGTCTCTGTTTTCAGCCCTAATTTAGTATTTAATAGGTTAGGTTTATATTCAGGAATGTATCAGAATAGTTTTATCTCAAAGGATTCAACCACTAATGGACTTGGTATTGATTTTCTAGATATGCAATACGACACCATTTCATTCATTGCTAATAGAATATCATATAAAAGTACATCTAAAACAAACAATGTAGCATTATTCATTGGGATGCCAGTTAGATTGACTAAACCAAGTAAATATTTCAATTTATACTGGTCCCCAGAATTTGAAATTATTAAAGTAAATAACTCCTTAAGACGTGAGTACAACATTTATCATTCAGATACTCTATTAAATAAGACATGGCCATATTTCGATGGATATACTTCAGAAGGAATTTTAGTTAACCCTGATCAGGTCCTTATAATTAGCCAGTATTATTTAAAACATTTTGGGATAGCAAATTTTATATTGACAATTGAAGATGACAAGAAATCGCTATTTTTATTGGGAACTCTTTGGGGGTATGCAAATCCAAGCAATGATAGAAAGAGTTACTACCAATTCAAATTTGAAATTTCTGAAAAGAAATATGGAATATCATTAGGTGGCGAATTTAGAGGCTTCTATTCTTCTGATCCTTATATTGGAATACATTTGTCAAAACTTTTTAATCTTTCAAAACTGATTGAATATAACTAAGGAATGTTTTTAAAATGGGCAATTTATATACTGGTTAATTATAGACTTTTTATATCAGACAACCAATTATTAAAAGACTACATCTTCCTGATAACAAGTCAGCCTACAAAAGCCGGTCAATCTGACCACATTCAGCCGGTCTAAATTGACCACATCGAAGTTACTGATTTTTCAAAGAGTTTTCCCATCATAAAAAGTGGTTATACAAATCTATCTATTTTAATTCAAATTTCCATTTTCTTTATAATTCTCCCTGCCTTTTCTCAGAGATTCTCCCTTTAGTTCTATCCTGTGTGCATTATGAACGATCCTGTCAAGGATTGCATCAGCAATAGTTTTTTCTCCAATGACCTCATGCCAGCAGTTTACTGGTAGTTGGGAAGTTATTACTAATGATGCTTTGTTATGACGGTCTTCTATTATTTCCATCAGTGCAGAACGATTTTGATTATCTATTGGTAATAGTCCAAAGTCATCAAGGATAAGTAAGTCTTGCCGCTCTATTTTGATATTTCACGTATATAAGAACCATCGGCCTTGCCCATCTTTAGCTTGGAAAATAGCTTTGCCATATTTGCATAATATACCTTAAACCCAAGAGTACATGCCTGATGCCCAAGTGCTGTAGCAAGGTAACTTTTCCCTATTCCGGTGCTTCCGGTTATAAGTATGTTCTCATGTTTTCTGATGTAAGTGCATTCTGCATAGCGTAGCATCTGGTTCCTGTCAAGATTACGGTTTGCCTCATAATCAATGCTCTCAATTGACGATTGATAGCGGAACCTTGCATTGCGCAGCCTTCTGTCAATATTACGGTTTTGACGGTCATCCCATTCCGCCTCCACTAACATACCTATCAGCTCATCAGCTGACAGGTTTGCAGGTTATCATTCTCAAGGCTGGTTTCATAAGCCCTGGCCATTCCGAGCAGCCGGAGCTTCTTTATTCTGTCGAGTATTTCTTTTGTCATTCTCTTACTTTTTATATTATCGTTTTTACCTGTAATAGTTCTCACCTCTTATATTTTCATGAACCGGGATCTCTGACGTTAACTCCACATAAGTTAAAAAGTCATACTTGTTTTCCAGTATTGACTTAATTGCACCATAGGAGTAGTTTTCATATTCAATGGCTCTTCTGCAGGCATTTATCAGTCTTTCCCTGCCTACCTTGCGTTCGTAGCCAAGGACGCCCTGACACGCTTTATAAGCCTGCTCGGGATGGGTTTTACTTGCCATCAGACCTACAATGAACTCCCTGACTGATCCATCGATTGACTCTGCCCAGTTAAGAAAGCGGTCAGGGTTCCAGTCTGTCAGGTATTTATGCGTTGAAGCCAGATGCTCTTTATCGGTCGTATAGCCATATTGCCTGCGGTCTCTTTTATGGCGGGCCAAAAGAACATAATTGTAATAAATCTCAACA comes from the Bacteroidales bacterium genome and includes:
- a CDS encoding phage tail protein produces the protein MSNIIDFENVSATGLESSPVSESLAGLRANESRYFKNKYNHDFTVNPATGSKDILDYVNNILLTERDIKISSKPLQTSEFVVNGIKWTYVFYESGLSINVMYTLNDPKKRAVGFKLSEGMEVPTELEKKFKFARQKSKLAGIIRGSFFVIKGEY
- a CDS encoding ORF6N domain-containing protein, with the translated sequence MSKIYFIRGTKVILDRDLAELYKVDTKQLKRAVRRNIDRFPDDFMFELSKDELANWRYQFGTSKGDIKGLRFAPFAFTEYGLLMLASVLNSERAIQINIQIVRIFSRMRKMIESHADILNKLEQLEKKDIELDEKVTLIFNYLKQLEQSKQQETDFKQRKRIGYKPD